A portion of the Collinsella aerofaciens genome contains these proteins:
- a CDS encoding hydrogenase maturation nickel metallochaperone HypA gives MHELGIVYHIIRDVENVARANGVRRVSSVTLLLGEVSGVVPDLLLDAWRWAADKKPITEGSELIVEPVEAVTHCEACGRDYATVEHGKTCPYCGSGETYLLQGQEVMIKQIETPDENPAGAAPDGLSDAPDAVDAANPLHIA, from the coding sequence TTGCATGAATTGGGAATCGTCTATCACATCATTCGCGATGTCGAGAATGTGGCTCGCGCCAATGGCGTGCGTCGCGTTTCGAGCGTGACGTTGCTGCTGGGCGAGGTCTCGGGCGTCGTTCCCGACTTGCTGCTCGACGCTTGGCGCTGGGCAGCAGATAAAAAGCCTATCACCGAGGGCTCGGAGCTTATCGTGGAGCCCGTTGAGGCCGTGACACATTGCGAGGCGTGCGGCCGCGACTACGCGACGGTCGAGCATGGCAAGACCTGCCCTTATTGCGGCAGCGGCGAGACATACCTGCTGCAGGGCCAGGAGGTCATGATCAAGCAGATCGAGACCCCCGACGAGAACCCGGCAGGCGCTGCCCCCGACGGCCTCTCCGACGCCCCCGATGCCGTCGACGCCGCCAACCCCCTCCACATCGCCTAG
- a CDS encoding PTS sugar transporter subunit IIB: MVSIVLASHGDLAAGIKQTGSMVFGDQPSVAVVSLEPSMGPDDFRAKVEEAVASFEDQEQVLFLVDLWGGTPFNQISGLIEGHDSWAIVTGVNLPMLIEAYSQRFDAKNTAHAIAKHLVTEAKAGVRVKPESLEPEEKKPAAAAAAPAGAIPPGTVIGDGHIKIAHVRIDTRLLHGQVATTWTKQINPNRIIVVSDGVAHDELRKTMIEQAAPPGVHANVVPIKKMAEVVKDTRFGDTKAMLLFENPQDLLRAIEAGVDIKEVNIGSMAHSKGKVVVTNAVAMGDDDVKTLEALKAKGVKFEVRKVPSDSSEDLDAMLKKAKAELAAQA; this comes from the coding sequence ATGGTAAGTATTGTTCTTGCTAGCCATGGTGACTTGGCGGCTGGAATCAAGCAGACGGGCTCGATGGTCTTTGGCGATCAGCCGTCTGTAGCCGTGGTCTCGCTCGAGCCGAGCATGGGCCCCGACGACTTCCGTGCCAAGGTCGAGGAAGCAGTCGCTTCCTTCGAGGACCAGGAGCAGGTGCTCTTCCTCGTTGATCTGTGGGGCGGTACGCCGTTCAACCAGATCAGCGGGCTCATCGAGGGCCACGATTCCTGGGCTATCGTCACCGGTGTCAACCTGCCTATGCTCATCGAGGCATATTCGCAGCGCTTTGACGCAAAGAACACTGCACATGCGATCGCAAAACATCTCGTGACTGAGGCTAAGGCTGGCGTGCGCGTCAAGCCCGAGTCTCTGGAGCCCGAGGAGAAGAAGCCGGCTGCGGCCGCCGCTGCTCCTGCAGGCGCCATCCCTCCGGGAACGGTCATCGGCGACGGGCACATCAAGATCGCCCACGTCCGTATCGACACCCGTCTGCTTCATGGTCAGGTGGCCACCACGTGGACCAAGCAGATCAACCCCAACCGCATCATCGTGGTTTCCGACGGCGTTGCTCACGACGAGCTCCGCAAGACCATGATCGAGCAGGCTGCCCCTCCGGGAGTCCATGCCAACGTCGTGCCCATCAAGAAGATGGCCGAGGTCGTCAAGGACACGCGCTTTGGTGACACCAAGGCCATGCTGCTCTTCGAGAACCCGCAGGATCTGCTCAGGGCCATCGAGGCCGGCGTCGACATCAAGGAAGTCAACATCGGTTCTATGGCTCACTCCAAGGGTAAGGTCGTCGTCACCAACGCCGTCGCTATGGGCGATGACGACGTTAAGACTCTCGAGGCCCTCAAGGCCAAGGGCGTCAAGTTCGAGGTCCGCAAGGTTCCTTCGGATTCCTCCGAGGATCTCGACGCCATGTTGAAGAAAGCTAAGGCCGAACTGGCCGCTCAAGCATAG
- a CDS encoding PTS mannose/fructose/sorbose transporter subunit IIC, whose product MSAITILLVAIVALLAGMEGILDEFQFHQPLVACTLIGLVTGHLQEGILLGGSLQMMALGWANVGAAVAPDAALASVASSIIMVLALNGGATDSAKAVTAAIAVAVPLSVAGLFLTMICRTLATAIAHAMDGCAEKGDFAGIERWQYAAILMQGLRIAIPAVLLCIIPAEAVTNALNAMPDWLSGGMAVGGGMVASVGYAMVINMMATKETWPFFVLGFVLAAIPQLTLIALGLIGISLALIYLGLKDLAKQGGGMGGGSGDPLGDILNDYE is encoded by the coding sequence ATGTCTGCAATCACTATTCTGCTTGTTGCGATTGTCGCGTTGCTTGCCGGTATGGAAGGCATTCTGGATGAGTTCCAGTTCCATCAGCCGCTCGTGGCATGCACGCTTATCGGTCTCGTAACCGGTCACCTTCAGGAGGGCATCCTCCTGGGCGGTTCGCTCCAGATGATGGCCCTTGGCTGGGCTAACGTCGGCGCCGCCGTCGCGCCTGACGCCGCTCTGGCCTCGGTCGCTTCTTCGATCATCATGGTGCTCGCCCTCAACGGCGGCGCCACCGATTCGGCCAAGGCCGTTACCGCCGCCATCGCCGTCGCCGTTCCGCTGTCGGTCGCTGGCCTGTTCCTGACCATGATCTGCCGTACCCTGGCAACCGCTATCGCTCACGCCATGGACGGTTGCGCCGAGAAGGGCGACTTCGCCGGCATCGAGCGCTGGCAGTATGCTGCCATCCTCATGCAGGGCCTTCGTATCGCCATCCCGGCAGTACTTCTGTGCATCATCCCGGCCGAGGCTGTTACCAACGCGCTTAACGCTATGCCCGACTGGCTGTCCGGCGGCATGGCTGTCGGCGGCGGCATGGTCGCTTCCGTCGGTTACGCCATGGTCATCAACATGATGGCCACCAAGGAGACCTGGCCGTTCTTCGTCCTCGGCTTTGTCCTTGCTGCCATCCCTCAGCTCACGCTGATCGCCCTTGGCCTCATCGGCATCTCCCTTGCCCTCATCTACCTTGGCCTTAAGGATCTGGCCAAGCAGGGTGGCGGCATGGGCGGTGGCTCCGGCGACCCGCTCGGCGACATTCTGAACGATTACGAGTAG
- a CDS encoding PTS system mannose/fructose/sorbose family transporter subunit IID encodes MAENKIQLTKADRKKVCFRHQFLQGSWNYERMQNGGWCFAMIPAIKKLYTSKDDQIAALKRHLEFYNTHPYVSAPVIGVTLALEEERANGAPIDDVAIQGVKVGMMGPLAGVGDPAFWFTLRPILGALGASLALSGSIAGPLLFFFAWNIIRYAFLWYTQEFGYKVGSSIAKDLSGGLMGKVTEGASILGMFIIGALVERWVSISFTPVVSKVTQSAGAFIDWANLPSGSEGVKEALTMYNSIGANALDQVKVTTLQANLDQLIPGLAAVCLTLLVCKLLKKKVSPIVIILALFAIGIIGRVCGFM; translated from the coding sequence ATGGCAGAGAACAAGATTCAGCTCACCAAGGCTGACCGCAAGAAGGTTTGCTTCCGTCATCAGTTCCTTCAGGGCTCGTGGAACTACGAGCGTATGCAGAACGGCGGCTGGTGCTTCGCAATGATCCCTGCGATCAAGAAGCTCTACACCAGCAAGGATGACCAGATTGCCGCTCTTAAGCGCCACCTGGAGTTCTATAACACCCACCCTTATGTTTCCGCCCCCGTCATTGGTGTTACCCTCGCTCTCGAGGAGGAGCGCGCCAACGGTGCTCCGATTGACGACGTCGCCATCCAGGGCGTCAAGGTCGGTATGATGGGCCCGCTCGCCGGCGTCGGCGACCCCGCCTTCTGGTTCACCCTTCGCCCGATTCTGGGCGCTCTGGGCGCTTCCCTGGCCCTGTCCGGCAGCATCGCCGGTCCGCTGCTGTTCTTCTTCGCGTGGAACATCATCCGTTACGCCTTCCTGTGGTACACGCAGGAGTTTGGCTACAAGGTCGGCTCCTCCATCGCCAAGGACCTCTCCGGCGGTCTGATGGGCAAGGTCACCGAGGGCGCTTCCATCCTGGGTATGTTCATCATCGGCGCCCTGGTCGAGCGCTGGGTGTCCATCTCCTTCACCCCGGTCGTCTCCAAGGTCACGCAGTCTGCTGGCGCCTTTATCGACTGGGCTAATCTGCCCTCCGGTTCTGAGGGTGTCAAGGAAGCACTGACGATGTATAACTCCATCGGTGCTAACGCCCTTGATCAGGTGAAGGTCACCACGCTTCAGGCTAACCTCGATCAGCTCATCCCCGGCCTTGCCGCCGTGTGCCTGACCCTGCTGGTCTGCAAGCTCCTCAAGAAGAAGGTCAGCCCGATCGTCATCATCCTGGCTCTCTTCGCCATCGGCATCATCGGTCGCGTCTGCGGCTTCATGTAA
- a CDS encoding DUF956 family protein — MAQSQNSTVDLATPATCLMGLTSHGNVMVGNKAFEYYNERNPEDYIQIPWDEVDYIAAEVLRGTKKITRFAIFTKDNGHFTFSTRDDKETLRAVRKYVDEDKLVRSPDFIDVTAKGAKSIPSVIKNLFHKGN, encoded by the coding sequence ATGGCGCAATCTCAGAACAGCACGGTCGATCTGGCAACGCCGGCAACCTGCCTGATGGGGCTTACCAGCCACGGTAACGTGATGGTGGGCAATAAGGCGTTCGAGTATTACAACGAGCGCAATCCCGAGGATTATATTCAAATCCCGTGGGACGAGGTCGACTATATCGCCGCCGAGGTTTTGCGCGGCACCAAGAAGATCACGCGTTTTGCCATCTTCACCAAGGACAACGGTCACTTTACGTTTTCGACGCGCGACGACAAAGAGACGTTGCGCGCGGTCCGCAAGTACGTCGACGAGGATAAGCTCGTGCGTTCGCCCGACTTTATCGATGTGACGGCCAAGGGCGCCAAGAGCATCCCCTCCGTTATCAAAAACCTCTTCCACAAAGGCAACTAG
- the pknB gene encoding Stk1 family PASTA domain-containing Ser/Thr kinase, whose translation MEQRVLGGRYLLKDKVGTGGMATVYRAQDQVLDRTVAVKIMLPQYAGDATFAARFKQEAQAAAGLSSPYIVGVYDWGKDGDTYYIVMEYLRGTDLKSGIKSHGALDPKKVAQIGSQISSALSVAHKHEIIHRDIKPQNIMVLPDGNIKVMDFGIARAKNSHLTQDNNVLGTAHYVSPEQTRGQDLGPTSDIYSLGVVMYECATGRVPFDGDDAISVALKQVNELPIPPSQINSGVDADLERIILKCMEKDPANRFQTADELRQVLNSYLSGRAVNISEPTRIIGAPGELGATKTRELSDQTRAMVRPVSGVSGQNTARSSVSGSTGSYEVEKPKSNKNKIIAAVVAAVAVIGIVVAFATGLFGGEQVTVPDVLGKDQQTAVELIKEAGLEVGTIDQSYNDDVDEGKVAEQTPNGNTKKAKGTKVNLVISKGPKPSEKVEVPRLVGLTKDQAEAALASVGLKGNASEEANEADEGQVFEQGTEAGKEVEKGTTISYKVSGGPDTTSVPDLTDMTEAQARNALDMAGFGVDVSYQENDSVTEGTVISWNPSGKQKPGATITVVIAKKSGKAAVPGNLYGKSISAAVTALNNAGFYNIGFCDQNGNPVSGNEDATVTGVSPTGKQSTDSTITLTVALSGSGSGSGTGDDSGTTN comes from the coding sequence ATGGAACAGAGGGTCCTCGGGGGAAGATACCTCCTCAAGGATAAGGTGGGGACAGGCGGCATGGCGACCGTCTACCGTGCACAGGACCAGGTCCTCGACCGCACGGTTGCTGTCAAGATCATGCTGCCGCAGTATGCTGGCGACGCAACCTTCGCCGCACGCTTTAAGCAGGAGGCCCAGGCAGCAGCCGGTCTCTCCTCCCCCTATATCGTGGGCGTCTACGATTGGGGCAAGGACGGCGACACCTATTACATCGTCATGGAGTACCTGCGCGGTACCGACCTTAAGAGCGGCATCAAGAGCCACGGCGCCCTCGACCCCAAGAAGGTCGCCCAGATCGGCTCGCAGATCAGCTCTGCACTTTCGGTCGCCCACAAGCACGAGATCATCCACCGCGACATTAAGCCGCAGAACATCATGGTGCTGCCCGACGGCAACATCAAGGTGATGGACTTTGGCATCGCGCGCGCCAAGAACAGCCACCTCACGCAAGACAACAACGTGCTGGGAACCGCCCACTACGTCAGCCCCGAGCAGACCCGTGGTCAGGACCTCGGCCCCACCTCGGATATCTACTCGCTGGGCGTCGTGATGTATGAGTGCGCCACCGGCCGCGTGCCCTTTGACGGTGATGACGCCATCTCGGTCGCACTCAAGCAGGTCAATGAGCTACCTATTCCGCCGAGCCAGATCAACTCCGGCGTCGACGCCGACCTTGAGCGCATCATCCTCAAGTGCATGGAGAAGGACCCGGCAAACCGCTTCCAGACCGCCGACGAGCTTCGTCAGGTGCTCAACAGCTACCTGTCGGGCCGTGCCGTAAACATCTCGGAGCCCACACGCATCATCGGTGCCCCCGGTGAGCTGGGCGCCACCAAGACTCGCGAGCTTTCCGATCAGACGCGCGCCATGGTGCGTCCCGTCTCGGGCGTGAGCGGCCAGAACACCGCCCGTAGCTCGGTTTCGGGCTCCACCGGCTCCTACGAGGTCGAAAAGCCCAAATCCAACAAGAACAAGATCATCGCCGCCGTGGTGGCAGCCGTTGCCGTCATCGGCATCGTGGTGGCCTTTGCCACAGGACTCTTTGGCGGCGAGCAGGTCACCGTGCCCGATGTGCTGGGCAAGGACCAGCAGACTGCCGTCGAGCTGATCAAGGAAGCCGGCCTCGAAGTCGGCACCATCGACCAAAGCTACAACGACGATGTCGACGAGGGCAAGGTCGCCGAGCAGACGCCCAACGGCAACACCAAGAAGGCCAAGGGCACCAAGGTGAACCTGGTAATCTCCAAGGGCCCCAAGCCCTCCGAGAAGGTTGAGGTTCCCCGGCTTGTCGGCCTGACCAAGGACCAGGCAGAAGCCGCGCTGGCAAGCGTTGGCCTGAAGGGCAACGCCTCCGAGGAGGCCAACGAGGCCGATGAGGGCCAGGTCTTTGAGCAGGGCACCGAAGCCGGTAAGGAAGTCGAGAAAGGCACGACCATCTCGTACAAGGTCTCGGGCGGCCCGGATACCACGTCCGTCCCCGACCTGACCGACATGACCGAGGCCCAGGCGCGCAACGCCCTCGATATGGCAGGCTTTGGCGTCGACGTGAGCTACCAGGAGAACGACTCAGTTACCGAGGGAACCGTGATCAGCTGGAACCCCAGCGGCAAGCAGAAGCCCGGCGCCACGATTACCGTCGTCATTGCCAAGAAGTCCGGCAAGGCCGCCGTCCCGGGCAACCTGTACGGCAAGAGCATTTCCGCCGCCGTTACCGCGCTCAACAACGCCGGTTTCTATAACATTGGCTTCTGCGACCAGAACGGCAATCCCGTAAGCGGTAACGAGGATGCCACCGTTACGGGCGTCTCCCCCACTGGCAAGCAGTCCACCGACAGCACGATTACGCTGACGGTCGCACTTTCGGGCTCGGGTTCGGGCTCGGGCACGGGCGACGATTCCGGTACGACCAACTAG
- a CDS encoding FtsW/RodA/SpoVE family cell cycle protein has product MSRRNTELLLLIASAFPVILLYAMYVLTAGAAISFETLAVPIGLFAAFAAAHIAVRILAPGADPAILPIVFVLSGIGITFVTRLAPALAISQLIILFVSVALMVGTLALVKNLDVVMRYKYTFGIIGIILLMLPIFIGTTISGSKLWIRIAGFTIQPGEFAKVFIVLFLAGYLAENRELLSISNRKILGFKIPRLRLLLPLFAVWGVCLLVVVFERDLGSAVLFYTIFLLMLYVATGRFSYVVIGLALLAVGAVGAYKFLSHVQVRFQVWVDPFKDAQGQGYQIVQSLFSLADGGLVGVGIGNGMANNIPVVESDFIFSAIGEEMGLLGGGAVLILFMLFAVRGLTTAARAKSDLAAFSATGLTAAISFQAFLIVGGVTRLIPLTGVTLPFMSQGGSSLLASFIIVALLLRAGDEATGREAELTGTGTMAAITDDQVASAAAPTGTRFATSSSYGSGSHSVGSRMRRRLLDTPESGVLGRVALANRLTRAVLAFTALFAILIGNLTYVQVIKAKDYQDMPTNNHTIARSKYIQRGSIITSDGVTLAESLQQEDGTYVRSYPNGNLAAHVVGYVSQQYGTTAIESVMNDTLTGSKDYSSWNNAIASLAGQTQPGNTAKLTIDSRIQTAAEQALKGFKGAVVVIDPRTGAVLACASSPTYDNTNIDALLQAGGGEDGSMYNRAMDALYTPGSTFKVVTLSAALETGTASLTSTYQAPGSMDIGNAPVTNYANESYGTISLQQAFAVSSNVVFGQVATEVGANTLVQFANAFGYGQKLGQDLTSAASIMADPSLMTEWETAWAGAGQPVGMDHTPGPQTTVMQNAVIAAAIANSGVVMDPYFVAQVLAPDGTVVKTTQSRSLGQAVSSATADQVKQAMLAVVQSGTGTDAQVPGVKVAGKTGSAETGGTNVNSMFVGFAPYDSPTVAISVALEDYDKHDVKAAKIAGIVLTAALAAQGA; this is encoded by the coding sequence ATGAGTCGCCGCAACACCGAGCTGCTCTTGCTCATCGCCTCGGCGTTCCCCGTCATCCTGCTGTATGCGATGTACGTCCTCACCGCGGGCGCTGCCATCTCCTTTGAGACGCTCGCCGTACCGATCGGCCTCTTTGCCGCCTTTGCCGCGGCCCACATTGCCGTGCGCATCTTGGCGCCCGGTGCCGACCCCGCCATCCTGCCCATTGTCTTTGTGCTTTCGGGCATCGGCATCACGTTCGTGACGCGTCTCGCCCCCGCTCTCGCCATCTCACAGCTCATCATCCTGTTTGTCTCGGTGGCCCTGATGGTGGGAACGCTCGCACTGGTCAAAAACCTCGACGTGGTCATGCGCTACAAGTACACCTTTGGCATTATTGGCATCATCCTGCTGATGCTGCCCATCTTTATCGGCACCACGATCTCGGGCTCCAAGCTGTGGATTCGCATCGCGGGCTTTACCATCCAGCCCGGCGAGTTCGCCAAGGTCTTTATCGTGCTGTTCCTGGCCGGGTACCTGGCCGAGAACCGCGAGCTGCTCTCCATCTCCAACCGCAAGATCCTGGGCTTTAAGATCCCTCGCCTGCGACTGCTGCTGCCGCTGTTTGCCGTGTGGGGTGTGTGCCTGCTCGTCGTCGTCTTCGAACGCGATCTGGGTTCGGCCGTGCTGTTCTACACCATCTTCTTGCTGATGCTCTACGTTGCCACGGGGCGCTTTTCGTATGTCGTTATCGGCCTTGCGCTCTTAGCCGTCGGAGCCGTGGGCGCCTACAAGTTCCTATCGCACGTTCAGGTGCGTTTCCAGGTTTGGGTCGATCCGTTTAAGGACGCCCAGGGCCAGGGCTACCAGATCGTCCAGTCGCTCTTCTCGCTTGCCGATGGCGGCCTGGTCGGTGTTGGCATCGGCAACGGTATGGCCAACAACATCCCTGTCGTCGAGTCCGACTTTATCTTCTCGGCTATCGGCGAGGAGATGGGCCTTTTGGGCGGCGGCGCCGTGCTCATCCTGTTTATGCTCTTTGCCGTGCGTGGCCTCACCACGGCTGCCCGCGCTAAATCCGACCTCGCTGCCTTTAGCGCCACGGGCCTTACGGCCGCCATCAGCTTCCAGGCCTTCTTGATCGTTGGCGGCGTAACCCGCCTGATCCCGCTGACCGGCGTCACCCTGCCCTTTATGAGCCAGGGCGGCTCCTCTCTGCTGGCGAGCTTTATCATCGTCGCGCTCCTGCTGCGCGCCGGTGACGAGGCGACCGGACGCGAGGCCGAGCTTACCGGCACCGGCACCATGGCCGCCATCACCGATGATCAGGTCGCATCTGCCGCCGCCCCGACGGGCACGCGCTTTGCCACCTCGTCTTCCTACGGCAGCGGCAGCCATTCCGTCGGCTCGCGCATGCGCCGTCGCCTGCTCGACACGCCTGAATCCGGTGTGCTCGGCCGCGTTGCGCTCGCCAACCGTCTAACCCGTGCGGTGCTCGCCTTTACGGCGCTGTTCGCCATCCTTATCGGCAACCTCACCTATGTCCAGGTCATCAAGGCCAAGGACTATCAGGACATGCCGACCAACAACCACACCATCGCCCGCTCCAAGTACATCCAGCGCGGTTCCATCATCACGTCCGATGGCGTGACGCTGGCCGAGTCGCTGCAGCAGGAGGACGGCACCTACGTACGCTCCTACCCCAACGGTAACCTGGCAGCGCACGTGGTTGGCTACGTGAGCCAGCAGTATGGCACCACTGCCATCGAGAGCGTCATGAACGACACGCTCACCGGCTCTAAGGATTACTCCAGCTGGAACAACGCCATCGCGTCGCTCGCGGGCCAGACCCAGCCGGGCAACACCGCCAAGCTCACCATTGACTCGCGTATCCAGACGGCGGCCGAGCAGGCGCTCAAGGGCTTTAAGGGCGCTGTAGTGGTCATCGACCCGCGTACCGGCGCGGTGCTCGCATGTGCCAGCTCGCCCACCTACGACAACACCAACATCGACGCCCTGCTGCAGGCGGGCGGCGGCGAGGACGGCTCTATGTACAATCGCGCCATGGACGCGCTGTACACGCCGGGCTCCACGTTTAAGGTCGTTACGCTTTCCGCGGCACTCGAGACCGGTACCGCCAGCCTTACCAGCACCTACCAGGCGCCCGGCTCCATGGACATCGGCAACGCACCGGTCACCAACTATGCCAACGAGAGCTACGGCACCATCAGCCTGCAGCAGGCCTTTGCCGTGTCCTCCAACGTCGTCTTTGGCCAGGTGGCAACCGAAGTTGGCGCAAACACGCTCGTGCAGTTTGCCAACGCCTTTGGCTACGGCCAAAAGCTCGGCCAGGACCTGACCTCCGCGGCCTCCATCATGGCCGACCCGTCGCTCATGACCGAGTGGGAGACCGCCTGGGCCGGCGCCGGCCAGCCTGTCGGCATGGACCACACGCCCGGCCCGCAGACCACCGTCATGCAAAACGCCGTAATTGCCGCCGCCATCGCTAACAGTGGCGTGGTCATGGACCCATACTTTGTAGCCCAGGTACTCGCCCCGGACGGAACCGTGGTCAAGACCACGCAGTCCCGCTCGCTGGGTCAGGCCGTCAGCTCCGCCACGGCCGACCAGGTCAAGCAGGCCATGCTTGCCGTCGTCCAGTCCGGCACCGGCACCGATGCCCAGGTCCCCGGCGTCAAGGTCGCCGGCAAGACCGGCTCGGCCGAGACCGGCGGCACCAACGTCAACTCGATGTTCGTTGGCTTTGCACCTTACGATTCACCCACGGTCGCCATCTCGGTGGCCTTGGAGGATTACGACAAACACGACGTCAAGGCGGCCAAGATCGCCGGCATCGTCCTGACCGCGGCGCTCGCCGCACAGGGAGCGTGA
- a CDS encoding Stp1/IreP family PP2C-type Ser/Thr phosphatase — protein MIDEENKSATMTEAPAAATAAPAHAAPAGSAPVEPEDTVFSLPLSHVTHDISDLADNEDEEDAVAAPIGAHAAEQPTAPEATSAPAHFAEPVAAAINESAAVFAAPEPAAPAFPIAPASEVAPVSTPAPEAGPSPEDGPAPKTPQPAPASESDAVTEPAAQSQSMPAPSHFATPEPIDVSPQDDESTARVSEEPGSPDTGDSESNAETDTVSPGDTAEIDVAAVEAKLKDPGSTMSFEPLTEERIETDSTYDAGTTTQLMWGARSDVGCVRPHNEDSYLVQSPLFCVCDGMGGHAAGEVASSIAVETIAKTAPQSADAARLAAAVEAANAAVIEAALNGLGKPGMGCTATCAYIENDTLAIAHVGDSRAYLLHEGTLIRVTRDHSYVEELVDAGEITADEARVHPNRSVITRALGSDPAMYADHFTLHIEEGDRLILCSDGLSSMIPDSDIENIATQSSTAQICVDNLVDAALAAGGHDNVTVVVVDLVDDGVMREAQRVRRRNITIAAILALVFVLAAGIWAYTGVTGSYYLGTYQGNVAVWRGLPGKPLGLKLHWLESETSIKLSDLPEDTQNRLKAGIPQTSVDDAQDTISKYRHQIDEEQTRQVIDAQTIRDNTNQGSTSESDSEKTAEQSAEAEASDKN, from the coding sequence ATGATCGACGAGGAGAACAAGTCCGCGACTATGACCGAGGCACCGGCTGCCGCCACAGCTGCGCCGGCCCACGCCGCTCCGGCGGGCTCCGCACCCGTGGAACCCGAGGACACCGTGTTCTCCCTGCCTCTTTCGCATGTAACGCATGATATTTCGGATCTCGCCGATAACGAGGACGAAGAGGATGCCGTAGCGGCGCCCATCGGCGCACATGCTGCGGAACAGCCCACAGCGCCCGAAGCAACCTCGGCGCCAGCTCACTTTGCAGAGCCCGTCGCCGCGGCAATCAACGAGAGCGCTGCGGTGTTTGCGGCACCCGAGCCCGCCGCGCCGGCGTTTCCCATAGCTCCGGCATCCGAAGTTGCGCCCGTGTCTACGCCGGCGCCCGAAGCGGGGCCATCCCCCGAGGACGGCCCTGCACCCAAGACCCCGCAGCCTGCGCCCGCAAGCGAGTCCGATGCCGTGACCGAGCCCGCCGCCCAGTCGCAAAGCATGCCCGCGCCGTCGCACTTTGCGACGCCCGAGCCTATAGACGTCAGCCCGCAAGACGACGAGTCGACCGCCCGCGTGTCCGAGGAGCCCGGCTCCCCGGACACCGGCGATTCCGAATCAAACGCCGAGACCGACACCGTCTCTCCCGGTGACACAGCCGAGATCGACGTTGCCGCCGTTGAGGCCAAGCTCAAAGACCCCGGCTCGACCATGAGCTTTGAGCCCCTGACCGAGGAGCGCATCGAGACCGACTCGACCTATGATGCCGGCACCACCACGCAACTCATGTGGGGCGCCCGCTCCGACGTTGGCTGCGTACGCCCGCACAATGAGGATTCCTACCTGGTGCAGTCGCCGCTCTTTTGCGTATGCGACGGCATGGGCGGTCACGCCGCCGGCGAGGTAGCCTCTTCCATCGCCGTCGAGACTATTGCCAAGACGGCCCCGCAGTCCGCCGACGCAGCACGCCTGGCCGCAGCCGTCGAGGCAGCCAACGCCGCCGTAATCGAGGCGGCCCTGAACGGCCTGGGCAAGCCCGGCATGGGCTGCACAGCCACTTGCGCCTATATCGAAAACGACACGCTCGCCATCGCCCACGTGGGTGACTCTCGCGCCTACCTGCTCCACGAGGGCACGCTCATCCGCGTGACCCGCGACCACTCCTACGTGGAGGAGCTCGTGGACGCCGGCGAGATTACGGCAGACGAGGCTCGCGTCCACCCCAACCGTTCGGTCATCACCCGTGCGCTGGGTTCGGACCCCGCCATGTATGCCGACCACTTCACTCTGCATATCGAGGAAGGCGACCGCCTGATCCTGTGCTCCGACGGCCTTTCGAGCATGATTCCCGATAGCGATATCGAGAACATCGCCACGCAGTCCTCAACCGCGCAAATCTGCGTCGACAACCTAGTGGACGCGGCGCTTGCCGCCGGCGGCCACGACAACGTGACCGTAGTAGTCGTTGACCTGGTTGACGATGGCGTTATGCGCGAAGCGCAACGCGTGCGTCGCCGCAACATTACTATCGCCGCCATCCTGGCCCTCGTCTTTGTGCTGGCAGCTGGCATCTGGGCCTACACGGGTGTCACCGGCTCGTACTACCTGGGTACCTACCAGGGCAATGTCGCCGTCTGGCGCGGCCTGCCCGGCAAGCCGCTCGGACTCAAGCTCCACTGGCTCGAAAGCGAAACCAGCATTAAGCTGTCCGACCTGCCCGAAGACACGCAAAACCGCCTCAAGGCGGGCATTCCGCAAACAAGTGTCGACGATGCGCAAGACACGATATCCAAGTACCGCCACCAGATCGACGAGGAACAGACCCGCCAGGTGATCGACGCGCAAACGATTCGCGACAACACCAATCAGGGATCGACCTCCGAATCAGATTCCGAGAAAACCGCCGAACAGTCCGCCGAGGCCGAAGCCTCCGATAAGAACTAG
- a CDS encoding FHA domain-containing protein, which produces MNIDIVLFAGRIVLVALLYIFLFAVMKTGVGLVRGQRRDSAIWTIDVDKGPRGIRGIHVDMLGPVIVGRSPSSDICINEPFVSASHARFSLQGPALIIEDLNSLNGTLVNGRQLVEPATLREGDEVQIGDVVMKVNRR; this is translated from the coding sequence ATGAACATCGATATCGTCCTTTTTGCAGGCCGCATCGTCCTGGTCGCCCTGCTCTATATCTTCCTGTTCGCCGTCATGAAGACCGGCGTGGGGCTTGTGCGCGGACAGCGCCGCGACTCGGCTATCTGGACGATCGATGTGGACAAGGGTCCGCGCGGTATCCGCGGCATCCACGTAGATATGCTCGGCCCCGTCATCGTCGGTCGCTCGCCATCTTCGGACATCTGCATCAACGAACCATTCGTCTCGGCCTCGCATGCGCGCTTTTCGCTGCAGGGCCCGGCGCTCATCATCGAGGACCTCAACTCGCTTAACGGCACGCTCGTCAACGGCCGCCAGCTTGTGGAGCCCGCAACGCTGCGCGAGGGCGACGAAGTCCAGATCGGCGATGTGGTCATGAAGGTGAACCGTCGATGA